The following are encoded together in the Ictalurus punctatus breed USDA103 chromosome 1, Coco_2.0, whole genome shotgun sequence genome:
- the spaca6 gene encoding sperm acrosome associated 6 isoform X2: MSMMFGFAVRLLFLMSFVCMGLSCYQCFIDPDDSVRLCWGHILSEYNIRNIDACFKTLDRIFNNNPSVINAAKVDTVYEERLQAAADTFIIMASGLPRASGCFPPCGFQAQGTVYNCMTCQYDSCEFPLDCPLQEITVEENNRTQIWCHVPFVLPSDIQIVWRYAEIKTLLVDQFEEVTVGMDKLFSIPSARLEHSGTYQCEIFSQERSLVRIYYHLTVVPNEVVGHAELQDVFDKALLPAGKFQILPSIPPFSLLRLPSPELLTVCLTSLLLLLFLTLGLLLRWSSKKMDSEPDQTPEPHWNRYAFQIIELEEVTENTIEMACNSFSSPLEDVKTTCLM; the protein is encoded by the exons ATGAGCATGATGTTTGGATTTGCAGTCAGGTTACtatttttaatgtcatttgTTTGTATGGGACTAAGTTGTTACCAGTGCTTTATAGATCCAGATGACAGTGTCCGTCTGTGCTGGGGTCACATTCTCAGTGAATATAACATTCGTAATATAGATGCCTGTTTCAAAACTCTGGATAGAATATTCAACAACAATCCAAGCGTAATCAACGCAGCTAAAGTAG ACACAGTGTATGAAGAAAGGTTACAAGCTGCTGCAGACACTTTTATCATAATGGCTTCCGGTCTGCCTAGAG CTTCCGGATGTTTCCCCCCTTGTG GTTTTCAGGCTCAGGGCACTGTTTATAACTGCATGACTTGTCAGTATGACTCCTGTGAATTTCCCCTGGATTGCCCAT TGCAAGAAATCACTGTGGAGGAAAACAACAGAACTCAGATTTGGTGTCATGTGCCATTTGTTTTACCAAGTGACATACAGATAGTTTGGAGGTATGCAGAG ATCAAGACACTGTTGGTGGATCAATTTGAGGAGGTGACCGTTGGCATGGATAAGCTATTCTCCATACCCTCGGCCCGACTGGAGCACTCGGGCACATATCAGTGTGAGATCTTTTCTCAGGAGCGTTCACTGGTCCGCATCTACTATCATCTTACAG TTGTTCCTAATGAGGTAGTTGGTCATGCAGAactgcaggatgtgtttgataAGGCTCTCCTACCTGCTGGAAAGTTTCAAATTTTGCCCTCTATACCTCCATTTTCACTGCTGAGGCTGCCTAGTCCAGAACTTCTCACCGTCTGTCTGACATCACTGCTTTTGCTGCTCTTCCTCACTCTAGG GTTGCTGCTGAGGTGGTCTTCTAAGAAAATGGACAGTGAACCAGATCAAACACCTGAACCACACTGGAATAGATATGCATTTCAAATCATAGAACTAGAAGAAGTTACAGAAAATACTATTGAAATGGCCTGTAATAGTTTTAGTTCACCACTAGAGGATGTTAAAACCACGTGCCTAATGTAG
- the spaca6 gene encoding sperm acrosome associated 6 isoform X1: MSMMFGFAVRLLFLMSFVCMGLSCYQCFIDPDDSVRLCWGHILSEYNIRNIDACFKTLDRIFNNNPSVINAAKVGRGYDLVLKEILRAEIMPIVEEFDQNMNDDTVYEERLQAAADTFIIMASGLPRASGCFPPCGFQAQGTVYNCMTCQYDSCEFPLDCPLQEITVEENNRTQIWCHVPFVLPSDIQIVWRYAEIKTLLVDQFEEVTVGMDKLFSIPSARLEHSGTYQCEIFSQERSLVRIYYHLTVVPNEVVGHAELQDVFDKALLPAGKFQILPSIPPFSLLRLPSPELLTVCLTSLLLLLFLTLGLLLRWSSKKMDSEPDQTPEPHWNRYAFQIIELEEVTENTIEMACNSFSSPLEDVKTTCLM, translated from the exons ATGAGCATGATGTTTGGATTTGCAGTCAGGTTACtatttttaatgtcatttgTTTGTATGGGACTAAGTTGTTACCAGTGCTTTATAGATCCAGATGACAGTGTCCGTCTGTGCTGGGGTCACATTCTCAGTGAATATAACATTCGTAATATAGATGCCTGTTTCAAAACTCTGGATAGAATATTCAACAACAATCCAAGCGTAATCAACGCAGCTAAAGTAG GGAGAGGCTATGACTTGGTACTAAAGGAGATTTTGAGGGCTGAAATCATGCCTATTGTGGAAGAATTTGACCAGAATATGAATGATG ACACAGTGTATGAAGAAAGGTTACAAGCTGCTGCAGACACTTTTATCATAATGGCTTCCGGTCTGCCTAGAG CTTCCGGATGTTTCCCCCCTTGTG GTTTTCAGGCTCAGGGCACTGTTTATAACTGCATGACTTGTCAGTATGACTCCTGTGAATTTCCCCTGGATTGCCCAT TGCAAGAAATCACTGTGGAGGAAAACAACAGAACTCAGATTTGGTGTCATGTGCCATTTGTTTTACCAAGTGACATACAGATAGTTTGGAGGTATGCAGAG ATCAAGACACTGTTGGTGGATCAATTTGAGGAGGTGACCGTTGGCATGGATAAGCTATTCTCCATACCCTCGGCCCGACTGGAGCACTCGGGCACATATCAGTGTGAGATCTTTTCTCAGGAGCGTTCACTGGTCCGCATCTACTATCATCTTACAG TTGTTCCTAATGAGGTAGTTGGTCATGCAGAactgcaggatgtgtttgataAGGCTCTCCTACCTGCTGGAAAGTTTCAAATTTTGCCCTCTATACCTCCATTTTCACTGCTGAGGCTGCCTAGTCCAGAACTTCTCACCGTCTGTCTGACATCACTGCTTTTGCTGCTCTTCCTCACTCTAGG GTTGCTGCTGAGGTGGTCTTCTAAGAAAATGGACAGTGAACCAGATCAAACACCTGAACCACACTGGAATAGATATGCATTTCAAATCATAGAACTAGAAGAAGTTACAGAAAATACTATTGAAATGGCCTGTAATAGTTTTAGTTCACCACTAGAGGATGTTAAAACCACGTGCCTAATGTAG
- the spaca6 gene encoding sperm acrosome associated 6 isoform X4, which translates to METTGRGYDLVLKEILRAEIMPIVEEFDQNMNDDTVYEERLQAAADTFIIMASGLPRASGCFPPCGFQAQGTVYNCMTCQYDSCEFPLDCPLQEITVEENNRTQIWCHVPFVLPSDIQIVWRYAEIKTLLVDQFEEVTVGMDKLFSIPSARLEHSGTYQCEIFSQERSLVRIYYHLTVVPNEVVGHAELQDVFDKALLPAGKFQILPSIPPFSLLRLPSPELLTVCLTSLLLLLFLTLGLLLRWSSKKMDSEPDQTPEPHWNRYAFQIIELEEVTENTIEMACNSFSSPLEDVKTTCLM; encoded by the exons ATGGAGACAACCG GGAGAGGCTATGACTTGGTACTAAAGGAGATTTTGAGGGCTGAAATCATGCCTATTGTGGAAGAATTTGACCAGAATATGAATGATG ACACAGTGTATGAAGAAAGGTTACAAGCTGCTGCAGACACTTTTATCATAATGGCTTCCGGTCTGCCTAGAG CTTCCGGATGTTTCCCCCCTTGTG GTTTTCAGGCTCAGGGCACTGTTTATAACTGCATGACTTGTCAGTATGACTCCTGTGAATTTCCCCTGGATTGCCCAT TGCAAGAAATCACTGTGGAGGAAAACAACAGAACTCAGATTTGGTGTCATGTGCCATTTGTTTTACCAAGTGACATACAGATAGTTTGGAGGTATGCAGAG ATCAAGACACTGTTGGTGGATCAATTTGAGGAGGTGACCGTTGGCATGGATAAGCTATTCTCCATACCCTCGGCCCGACTGGAGCACTCGGGCACATATCAGTGTGAGATCTTTTCTCAGGAGCGTTCACTGGTCCGCATCTACTATCATCTTACAG TTGTTCCTAATGAGGTAGTTGGTCATGCAGAactgcaggatgtgtttgataAGGCTCTCCTACCTGCTGGAAAGTTTCAAATTTTGCCCTCTATACCTCCATTTTCACTGCTGAGGCTGCCTAGTCCAGAACTTCTCACCGTCTGTCTGACATCACTGCTTTTGCTGCTCTTCCTCACTCTAGG GTTGCTGCTGAGGTGGTCTTCTAAGAAAATGGACAGTGAACCAGATCAAACACCTGAACCACACTGGAATAGATATGCATTTCAAATCATAGAACTAGAAGAAGTTACAGAAAATACTATTGAAATGGCCTGTAATAGTTTTAGTTCACCACTAGAGGATGTTAAAACCACGTGCCTAATGTAG
- the spaca6 gene encoding sperm acrosome associated 6 isoform X3 yields MFIDTGMSTQLWRGYDLVLKEILRAEIMPIVEEFDQNMNDDTVYEERLQAAADTFIIMASGLPRASGCFPPCGFQAQGTVYNCMTCQYDSCEFPLDCPLQEITVEENNRTQIWCHVPFVLPSDIQIVWRYAEIKTLLVDQFEEVTVGMDKLFSIPSARLEHSGTYQCEIFSQERSLVRIYYHLTVVPNEVVGHAELQDVFDKALLPAGKFQILPSIPPFSLLRLPSPELLTVCLTSLLLLLFLTLGLLLRWSSKKMDSEPDQTPEPHWNRYAFQIIELEEVTENTIEMACNSFSSPLEDVKTTCLM; encoded by the exons ATGTTTATTGATACTGGGATGTCTACACAACTGT GGAGAGGCTATGACTTGGTACTAAAGGAGATTTTGAGGGCTGAAATCATGCCTATTGTGGAAGAATTTGACCAGAATATGAATGATG ACACAGTGTATGAAGAAAGGTTACAAGCTGCTGCAGACACTTTTATCATAATGGCTTCCGGTCTGCCTAGAG CTTCCGGATGTTTCCCCCCTTGTG GTTTTCAGGCTCAGGGCACTGTTTATAACTGCATGACTTGTCAGTATGACTCCTGTGAATTTCCCCTGGATTGCCCAT TGCAAGAAATCACTGTGGAGGAAAACAACAGAACTCAGATTTGGTGTCATGTGCCATTTGTTTTACCAAGTGACATACAGATAGTTTGGAGGTATGCAGAG ATCAAGACACTGTTGGTGGATCAATTTGAGGAGGTGACCGTTGGCATGGATAAGCTATTCTCCATACCCTCGGCCCGACTGGAGCACTCGGGCACATATCAGTGTGAGATCTTTTCTCAGGAGCGTTCACTGGTCCGCATCTACTATCATCTTACAG TTGTTCCTAATGAGGTAGTTGGTCATGCAGAactgcaggatgtgtttgataAGGCTCTCCTACCTGCTGGAAAGTTTCAAATTTTGCCCTCTATACCTCCATTTTCACTGCTGAGGCTGCCTAGTCCAGAACTTCTCACCGTCTGTCTGACATCACTGCTTTTGCTGCTCTTCCTCACTCTAGG GTTGCTGCTGAGGTGGTCTTCTAAGAAAATGGACAGTGAACCAGATCAAACACCTGAACCACACTGGAATAGATATGCATTTCAAATCATAGAACTAGAAGAAGTTACAGAAAATACTATTGAAATGGCCTGTAATAGTTTTAGTTCACCACTAGAGGATGTTAAAACCACGTGCCTAATGTAG